A genomic region of Bacteroidota bacterium contains the following coding sequences:
- a CDS encoding HipA domain-containing protein, with product MNKKCLYCYKELDKQIESDFHDYCSLAFFGTKKAPLLSYSLNQMSELAKDIVKRSIALPGVQPKLSLSLVKDTMVDGNKGRLTVVGALGGNYIFKPPSEHYPEMPQNEHVTMRIAEAFGIHTVKSSLIRLQSGELSYITKRIDRKESGEKIHMLDMFQILEAFDKYKNSMERVGKALGEYSSDTLLDKLYFLELSIFSFLTGNNDMHLKNFSMINTDTKWVLAPAYDLLNVVIVNPGNKEELALTLEGKKKKLRRENFEWLGKILELNEKQIEGVFKRFINNKPVAIEWVDNSFLSNEYKEKYRILLEDRYLVLSK from the coding sequence ATGAATAAGAAATGTTTATACTGTTATAAAGAACTGGACAAACAAATTGAAAGTGATTTTCACGATTATTGTAGCTTAGCGTTTTTCGGAACAAAAAAAGCACCTCTATTATCTTATTCATTAAATCAGATGTCTGAGTTAGCTAAGGATATAGTGAAGCGAAGTATTGCTTTACCCGGTGTGCAACCTAAACTGTCTTTGTCATTGGTTAAAGATACTATGGTAGATGGGAATAAAGGTCGTTTAACAGTTGTTGGGGCTTTAGGCGGAAATTATATTTTCAAGCCTCCCTCAGAGCATTATCCAGAAATGCCTCAAAATGAGCATGTAACCATGCGGATCGCAGAAGCTTTTGGAATACATACAGTGAAGTCAAGTTTGATACGGTTGCAATCGGGAGAATTATCTTATATCACCAAACGAATTGACCGGAAAGAAAGCGGGGAAAAAATTCACATGCTGGATATGTTTCAAATTTTGGAAGCATTCGATAAATACAAGAATTCTATGGAAAGGGTTGGAAAAGCCTTAGGAGAATATTCCAGCGATACTTTACTTGACAAACTGTATTTTTTAGAGTTAAGCATTTTTAGTTTTCTTACTGGCAACAATGACATGCACCTTAAAAATTTTTCCATGATTAATACCGATACTAAATGGGTGCTTGCTCCTGCCTACGATCTATTGAATGTCGTGATTGTTAATCCTGGCAACAAGGAGGAGCTTGCTTTAACGCTTGAAGGGAAAAAGAAAAAATTAAGGCGCGAAAATTTTGAATGGCTTGGAAAAATTTTAGAGCTAAATGAGAAACAAATTGAAGGTGTGTTTAAACGTTTTATAAATAACAAACCTGTTGCGATTGAGTGGGTTGATAATTCTTTTTTATCAAATGAGTACAAAGAAAAGTATCGGATACTTTTAGAGGATAGATACTTAGTATTATCAAAATAG
- a CDS encoding HipA N-terminal domain-containing protein: protein MRRAEIYYKDVVAGILTETNEGQYTFQYDRDYVAKYPDQFITFSMPVTEHPYGENRLFPFFEGLIPEGWLLEIAAKNWKINPNDRMGLLLACCKNCIGAVSVKPIPEEDE from the coding sequence ATGAGGCGAGCAGAAATATATTATAAAGATGTAGTTGCCGGTATTCTTACTGAAACCAACGAAGGTCAATACACTTTCCAGTATGACCGGGATTATGTTGCGAAGTATCCTGATCAGTTTATTACCTTTTCTATGCCGGTTACTGAGCATCCTTATGGCGAAAATCGGTTATTCCCCTTTTTTGAAGGTCTTATTCCTGAAGGATGGTTGTTAGAAATCGCAGCAAAAAACTGGAAAATAAATCCTAATGACCGAATGGGATTGCTTTTGGCCTGTTGTAAAAATTGCATCGGAGCGGTAAGTGTTAAACCAATACCGGAAGAAGATGAATAA
- a CDS encoding helix-turn-helix transcriptional regulator has protein sequence MKPLAQFVKDKRKEAKLTQEQFAERAGVALTIIRKIEQGKENVKLEKVNQVLKMFGHLLVPVSSKELKKENPKT, from the coding sequence ATGAAGCCTTTAGCCCAATTTGTAAAAGATAAAAGGAAAGAAGCCAAACTAACCCAGGAACAATTCGCTGAACGGGCTGGCGTGGCGCTTACCATTATACGAAAAATTGAACAGGGAAAAGAAAATGTAAAACTGGAAAAGGTAAATCAAGTCCTAAAAATGTTTGGACATTTATTAGTTCCAGTAAGCAGCAAAGAACTAAAAAAAGAGAACCCCAAAACATGA